One Aphelocoma coerulescens isolate FSJ_1873_10779 chromosome 6, UR_Acoe_1.0, whole genome shotgun sequence DNA window includes the following coding sequences:
- the MARCHF5 gene encoding E3 ubiquitin-protein ligase MARCHF5 has protein sequence MAEQTGLALPQTMDRSCWVCFATDEDDRTAEWVRPCRCRGSTKWVHQTCLQRWVDEKQRGNSTARVACPQCNAEYLIVFPKLGPVVYVLDLADRLISKACPFAAAGIMVGSIYWTAVTYGAVTVMQVVGHKEGLDVMERADPLFLLIGLPTIPVMLILGKMIRWEDYVLRLWRKYSNKLQILNSIFPGIGCPVPRIPAEANPLADHVSATRILCGALVFPTIATIVGKLMFSSVNSNLQRTILGGIAFVAIKGAFKVYFKQQQYLRQAHRKILNYPEQEGA, from the exons aagctgctgggtttgttttgctACCGATGAGGATGATCGGACAGCAGAGTGGGTGAGACCCTGCAGGTGCAGGGGCTCTACCAAATGGGTGCATCAGACTTGTCTGCAGCGCTGGGTGGATGAAAAGCAAAGAGGAAACAGTACTGCTAGAGTTGCTTGTCCTCAGTGCAATGCAGAATATTTAATAGTATTTCCAAAGCTAG GTCCAGTTGTTTACGTTTTGGATCTTGCAGATCGCCTGATCTCAAAGGCATGTCCCTTTGCTGCAGCTGGGATAATGGTGGGCTCTATATACTGGACAGCCGTTACGTACGGAGCTGTGACGGTCATGCAG GTTGTGGGTCACAAAGAAGGTCTTGATGTGATGGAGAGAGCTGATCCTTTATTCCTTTTGATTGGCCTTCCCACTATCCCAGTCATGCTAATATTGGGCAAGATGATCCGTTGGGAGGACTATGTGCTCAGACTGTGGCGCAAATACTCTAATAAGCTACAAATTTTGAACAGCATATTTCCAG GCATTGGATGTCCTGTTCCTCGTATCCCAGCAGAGGCCAACCCTTTGGCAGATCACGTCTCTGCCACACGTATTCTGTGTGGAGCTCTAGTTTTCCCTACTATTGCCACAATAGTTGGCAAGCTTATGTTCAGCAGTGTTAACTCAAATCTACAAAGGACAATCTTG GGTGGAATTGCTTTTGTTGCTATAAAAGGAGCTTTTAAGGTTTACTTCAAGCAGCAGCAATATTTGCGCCAAGCTCACcgcaaaattttaaattatcctGAGCAAGAAGGAGCGTAA